In Triticum urartu cultivar G1812 chromosome 6, Tu2.1, whole genome shotgun sequence, the following proteins share a genomic window:
- the LOC125515003 gene encoding L-lactate dehydrogenase A — protein sequence MHKASSLSELGFDSGGASSGFFRPVADGCPPATPTSSAAPHRRLTKVSVIGAGNVGMAIAQTILTQNLADEIALVDALPDKLRGEALDLQHAAAFLPRVRIVSGTDAAVTRNSDLVIVTAGARQIPGETRLNLLQRNVALYRKIVPPVAEHSPEALLLVVSNPVDVLTYVAWRLSGFPASRVIGSGTNLDSSRFRFLIAEHLDVNAQDVQAYMVGEHGDSSVAIWSSISVGGMPAFKSLRDSHRNFDEAALEGIRRAVVGGAYEVIGLKGYTSWAIGYSVASLAASLLRDQRRVHPVSVLASGFHGISDGHEVFLSLPARLGRGGILGVAEMDLTEAEAAQLRRSAKTLWENCQLLDL from the exons ATGCACAAGGCGTCGTCGCTGTCGGAGCTGGGCTTCGACTCCGGCGGCGCGTCGTCGGGCTTCTTCCGGCCCGTGGCCGACGGCTGCCCGCCGGCCACCCCGacctcctccgccgccccgcaccgccgcCTCACCAAGGTCTCCGTCATCGGCGCCGGCAACGTGGGCATGGCCATCGCGCAGACCATCCTCACCCAGAACCTGGCCGACGAGATCGCGCTCGTCGACGCGCTCCCGGACAAGCTCCGCGGCGAGGCGCTCGACCTGCAGCacgccgccgccttcctcccgCGCGTCCGCATCGTCTCCGGCACCGACGCCGCCGTCACCAGGAACTCCGACCTCGTCATCGTCACGGCGGGGGCCAGGCAGATCCCCGGCGAGACCAGGCTCAACCTGCTGCAGCGGAACGTCGCCCTCTACCGCAAGATCGTGCCGCCCGTCGCCGAGCACTCCCCCGAGGCGCTGCTGCTCGTCGTCTCCAACCCCGTCGACGTGCTCACCTACGTCGCATGGAGGCTCTCCGGCTTCCCCGCCAGCCGCGTCATCGGCTCCGGCACCAATCTCGACTCCTCCCGCTTCAGGTTCCTCATCGCCGAGCACCTCGACGTCAACGCGCAGGACGTGCAG GCATACATGGTGGGTGAGCACGGCGACAGCTCGGTGGCGATCTGGTCGAGCATCAGCGTGGGCGGGATGCCGGCGTTCAAGTCGCTGCGCGACAGCCACCGGAACTTCGACGAGGCGGCGCTGGAGGGGATCCGGCGCGCCGTGGTGGGCGGCGCCTACGAGGTGATCGGCCTCAAGGGGTACACCTCTTGGGCCATTGGCTACTCTGTCGCCAGCCTCGCTGCTTCCCTCCTCCGCGACCAGCGCCGCGTGCACCCTGTCTCTGTCCTTGCCTCGGGCTTCCATGGCATCTCAGACGGCCACGAGGTGTTCCTCAGCCTGCCCGCCCGCCTTGGCCGCGGCGGCATCCTCGGCGTCGCCGAGATGGACCTCACCGAGGCCGAGGCCGCGCAGCTCCGCCGCTCCGCCAAGACGCTCTGGGAGAACTGCCAGCTCCTCGACCTCTGA